The following proteins are co-located in the Rhodococcus opacus B4 genome:
- a CDS encoding ABC transporter substrate-binding protein has protein sequence MQLKELSRLRQAVVLGATAILAVGVVGCSSSDDSAGSDSGATSSAAASSEKRTFEAQNGAIEIPAEPQSIVACGYAVLPLIQAKANLSAVCEWTREVDNMDAETKAAYDALPKVAQDADISTLNYEGVSAAEPDLIIMGVPARAQSMVDMAKLQSLAPVVFLGPKAPGEWRTLGEQFADAAGVSDNYGEFKQQYDDKAAQIAAKYKDSLGTLTFGGVCDSCAGDPGEFYREFTSSYTTNLFDDLGLQFPGQPADPADVHGEFVSTEQIAASLGNVDVIVYGVGPDGKVSPELQALMDSPLWKSLPAVQAGNVVPVQHALAATYQTALLALDSIDEGLSKLPANKQ, from the coding sequence ATGCAGTTAAAGGAACTGTCGCGGTTGCGCCAGGCGGTGGTTTTGGGTGCGACGGCAATCTTGGCCGTCGGAGTCGTGGGCTGTAGCAGCTCCGACGACAGCGCCGGCAGCGACTCCGGCGCCACCTCCTCGGCGGCCGCGAGCTCCGAGAAGAGGACTTTCGAGGCGCAGAACGGCGCGATCGAGATCCCGGCCGAGCCGCAGAGCATCGTTGCCTGCGGATACGCGGTCCTTCCGCTGATCCAGGCGAAGGCGAACCTGTCCGCGGTGTGCGAGTGGACCCGCGAGGTCGACAACATGGACGCCGAGACGAAGGCCGCGTACGACGCGTTGCCGAAGGTTGCCCAGGACGCGGACATTTCGACCCTCAACTACGAGGGCGTCTCGGCCGCGGAACCCGACCTGATCATCATGGGCGTCCCCGCCCGTGCGCAGTCGATGGTCGACATGGCCAAGCTGCAATCGCTGGCCCCGGTCGTCTTCCTCGGGCCGAAGGCTCCCGGAGAGTGGCGCACGCTCGGCGAGCAGTTCGCCGACGCCGCCGGTGTCTCCGACAATTACGGCGAGTTCAAGCAGCAGTACGACGACAAGGCCGCGCAGATCGCCGCGAAGTACAAGGATTCGCTGGGCACGCTGACGTTCGGCGGGGTCTGCGACTCCTGCGCCGGTGACCCGGGCGAGTTCTACCGTGAGTTCACCTCGTCCTACACCACCAACCTGTTCGACGACCTCGGGCTCCAATTCCCCGGTCAGCCCGCCGATCCGGCGGACGTTCACGGTGAGTTCGTGTCGACCGAGCAGATCGCGGCAAGCCTCGGCAACGTCGACGTCATCGTCTACGGCGTCGGCCCCGACGGTAAGGTCAGCCCCGAACTGCAGGCCCTGATGGACTCGCCGCTGTGGAAGTCGCTGCCCGCCGTGCAGGCCGGCAACGTCGTGCCCGTCCAGCACGCTCTGGCCGCCACCTACCAGACCGCGCTCCTCGCACTCGATTCCATCGACGAGGGACTGTCGAAGCTGCCCGCCAACAAGCAGTAA